In the genome of Candidatus Lokiarchaeota archaeon, the window AGCAATGTGCCGCCAGTCTCAAGAAGGGTTTCCTCTAAACCAGTGGGGTCTTCTATCTTCACTTTGATTTCCACTTCAACTGGCATTTTGGAATTAACCTCAGTATGTATTCAGACATCCCATTCCAAAAACATTGCTTTTGAAACAATTTGACATGATTTTCTGTAGATGTAAGGAGGAAACAAAAGTCACATAACCATGGTTCGTTGCATTGAGCGTGCAGGGATTGTCTTGTCTAAAATCAAACGAATCAAATGTGCAAAGTGTGGAAACGAATACAGAATAGACGATGTACCGCCTAATGATGGATGCGGTGGAAGGATAGACTTCACTTTTGATTTGGAAGAACTGAAGGAACGGTTTTCTCGGGACAGTCTTGAAGCAGAAAGAAGTAAGTCCAATATTCAGAAGTACTTCGACCTTTTGCCCTTGACAGAAAGAGGAGAGGCTGTAACCGTAGGGGAAGGGCAGACTGCTCTTTTGAAAAGCAAGCGCTTGGCAAAGAAGATGGGACTGAAGAACCTCTTTCTCAAGATAGAAACAACAAATCCATCAGGATCTTTCAAAGATCGTCCAATCTCCGTTGGAGTTAGTCGTGCCCTCGAGGAGGGCGCCACCACAGTATCAGCGGCTTCTTCAGGCAATGCAGCAGCCGCCATGTCTACCTACGCAGCTGGTGGGGGTATCCGTTCAGTTGTTTTTGTACCGGAAAATGCACCTAGTGGGAAGTTGATTCATCTTAGGACACTTGGAGCGCATGTATTCAGAGTCAGGAAAGAAAAAGAGGGCGTTGACCCAACTACAACTCTGCTGAAAGCAGCCTGTAAGGAATTCGGCTGGACACCTTGTCCTTCTTTTGGACCATTCAATTGCTTTCAATTTGAAGGAACAAAGACCTTGGGTTTTGAAATTGCAGAGCAGATGAACTGGGAAGTGCCAGACTGGATATTCTTTCCAACTGGGAGCGGTGGACTCATGGCCGGAACAATGAAGGGATTCTCGGAATTCGAACAGATGGGGTTGATTGATAGACTGCCGCGACCAGTTGTTGTCCAGCCCGAAGGATGTGCGCCAGTGGTAAGAGCTTTCCATGAGGAGCAAAATCCCCTAGATATTCAACCATGGGACTCGAATGAAACTGTAGCAGGAGGACTGGCAGATCCATTCCCGTGGGACGGAGATGCAGCACTCCGATATCTAAGACTGGCAAATGGGAAAGCAACCGAGGTAAGTGATAAGGAGATAGAGAAATATCTTGTCGATCTTGGGAAGCTTGAGGGTATATTTGCCGAACCAAGTGGTGTAGCAGGGCTGGCTGGTTTGGATGCCCTTCTTCAACAGGGAATCATAGATCGCAATGAGAGCGTATGCGTTCCCATTACAGGCTCCGGATTCAAGGATTTAGCAACACCGGATAGGCTTACTGAACCTGTCAAGTTGATTAGCCCGGATACAGCTGAACTGC includes:
- a CDS encoding threonine synthase codes for the protein MVRCIERAGIVLSKIKRIKCAKCGNEYRIDDVPPNDGCGGRIDFTFDLEELKERFSRDSLEAERSKSNIQKYFDLLPLTERGEAVTVGEGQTALLKSKRLAKKMGLKNLFLKIETTNPSGSFKDRPISVGVSRALEEGATTVSAASSGNAAAAMSTYAAGGGIRSVVFVPENAPSGKLIHLRTLGAHVFRVRKEKEGVDPTTTLLKAACKEFGWTPCPSFGPFNCFQFEGTKTLGFEIAEQMNWEVPDWIFFPTGSGGLMAGTMKGFSEFEQMGLIDRLPRPVVVQPEGCAPVVRAFHEEQNPLDIQPWDSNETVAGGLADPFPWDGDAALRYLRLANGKATEVSDKEIEKYLVDLGKLEGIFAEPSGVAGLAGLDALLQQGIIDRNESVCVPITGSGFKDLATPDRLTEPVKLISPDTAELQDALS